Proteins from one Balaenoptera musculus isolate JJ_BM4_2016_0621 chromosome 7, mBalMus1.pri.v3, whole genome shotgun sequence genomic window:
- the CXCR4 gene encoding C-X-C chemokine receptor type 4, whose product MDGFHIFSSDNYTEDDLGSGDYDSTKEPCFREENAHFNRIFLPTVYSIIFLTGIVGNGLVILVMGYQKKLRSMTDKYRLHLSVADLLFVLTLPFWAVDAVANWYFGKFLCKAVHVIYTVNLYSSVLILAFISLDRYLAIVHATNSQRPRKLLAEKVVYVGVWIPALLLTIPDFIFANVGEGDGRYICDRFYPSDLWVVVFQFQHIVVGLILPGIVILSCYCIIISKLSHSKGYQKRKALKTTVILILAFFACWLPYYIGISIDSFILLEIIQQGCEFESIVHKWISITEALAFFHCCLNPILYAFLGAKFKTSAQHALTSVSRGSSLKILSKGKRGGHSSVSTESESSSFHSS is encoded by the exons ATGGACGGGTTCCAT ATATTCTCTTCAGATAATTACACAGAGGATGACTTGGGCTCAGGAGACTATGACTCCACAAAGGAACCCTGCTTCCGGGAGGAAAATGCCCATTTCAACCGTATCTTTCTGCCCACTGTCTACTCCATCATCTTCTTGACTGGCATAGTGGGTAACGGATTGGTCATCCTGGTCATGGGTTACCAGAAGAAACTGAGAAGCATGACAGACAAGTACAGACTGCACCTGTCTGTGGCAGACCTCCTCTTTGTCCTCACACTTCCCTTCTGGGCAGTTGATGCCGTGGCAAACTGGTACTTTGGGAAGTTCCTGTGCAAGGCAGTCCATGTCATCTACACAGTCAACCTCTACAGCAGTGTCCTCATCCTGGCCTTCATCAGTCTGGACCGGTACCTGGCTATCGTCCACGCCACCAACAGTCAGAGGCCAAGGAAGCTGTTGGCTGAAAAGGTGGTCTATGTTGGTGTCTGGATACCTGCTCTCCTGTTGACTATTCCCGATTTCATCTTTGCCAACgtcggggagggggatgggaggtaCATCTGCGACCGCTTCTATCCCAGCGACTTGTGGGTGGTGGTGTTCCAGTTTCAGCACATCGTGGTTGGCCTTATCCTGCCGGGTATCGTCATCCTGTCCTGCTATTGCATTATCATCTCCAAGCTGTCCCACTCCAAGGGCTACCAGAAGCGAAAGGCCCTCAAGACCACAGTTATCCTCATCCTGGCTTTCTTTGCCTGCTGGCTGCCCTACTACATTGGGATCAGCATCGACTCCTTCATCCTCCTGGAAATCATCCAGCAAGGGTGTGAGTTTGAGAGCATTGTGCACAAGTGGATTTCCATCACCGAGGCCCTAGCCTTTTTCCATTGTTGCCTGAATCCCATCCTCTATGCCTTCCTTGGGGCCAAATTTAAAACCTCTGCCCAGCATGCACTCACCTCTGTGAGCAGAGGGTCCAGCCTGAAGATCCTCTCCAAGGGAAAGCGGGGTGGACATTCTTCTGTTTCAACCGAGTCGGAGTCTTCGAGTTTTCACTCCAGCTAA